The genomic window AAATACAGCACAATATGTTTCATACCATAGGATTTAAGGAATGTATTTCAATTGGTTGAAATCCCTGCCTTTAGCAGGTCCATACTTGCACAGAATCTCCAACCTTTCTTGCACAATTTCATGCCTTAATTTATGCAACATTCATAATGACAAGTGGGAGTATTATTTATACGAAGATTTACAGCTAGTATATAGTTTTTGAATCATGCAActattgtgtatatgtacataagtATAAGCAAGACTGTAGCTGGCTTTGATCATTACCACAAGCATCAGAAACTATAAGTGTTTGATTGTGCTAAATTACTACATTATACATTCAGGCACACCAAGATGTATTTAAACACAGATGCAAACTTCAGAGTGACAGTGGTAGAAAACTGGCACCGCACTGTGGCATATCTTAGTGCTGCCCCCAGGCCAGGCATGCCTATTGTCCATGCACTCATTATTGTGAATGCAACCTGCTTCTCTGTCACAAATCAGCCATCTACGCAACATGTCACAGTCAAGAATTCACAGTTACGATTTAATTTAATGTGCATCAGTTGTATATAGGTACACGCCCAACCCCTTGAATTGCTTCACACAACAAATCAAAACATTTTCTCGCAAATGAGAAAAAGATATACAATACAGACCATTTGGAATATTTTCTTTTGCAAATTATTCACGTTATGCAGTGAGGGATTGGTTAATTAGTTAGTCAGATACTAGGTAGTCAGTTACTTTAGGTAAGAATAATTCAGCATGTAAAATTTCATAGTAATGTTTTGGAAGGCTTTGGAGTCACTCTGAatacatttttgggcttgaatATGTCTAAACAATAGTgcaaagctgtcatgaaggcAAAGTCTGGGTATATGCtatcaggggcggaggaagtagtcgatatgagggggggctgggctgacccagacttatggaagtgaggtactacattgtctctggtttggtaaggtgagatcaaaaaaaaaaagtcacaaccagctgacaatagctgcccacctcaccagctatgcatttatagctgacaAACTCGCTACACGTTGCTCTAATACTgtaactactttattagagtgactgctctattagagtatctcgatctttatcgcgtTTTCAGCCctactccaagaaggataatttcggtgtgatatcattctgaggggggggggggggctaagccccctagcccccccccctttccaccaCCTATGTATGTTATGGTTTCTACTTTTGGGCAAGAAATGCCTAATTTTTATGATCTCTACTATTaagtactaccatattgtatgatattCCAGAATTTGATTAACTGTGTGTACTGCACATAATACATACAAACTGTATGCACAGTTACAGCATTAACTTACAGCTGTCAGTCTTAAATTGGTGTAATTCATTTAGCGTAACTTTCTGCTTATACACAGTTCCAACTTGAGTGATACCAGCATTATAACACAATTCTTCACATGATGGTGTTATAGCCTTAGGTAGTTCTATTTTTATGCAACTAGAAAGTTTCCAGAAAATAATCACTGATCCAACACTAGCCGAATGCAACAGAATATCAGTTTCATCAACACTTGCCATTTTTGCTATGGCAGATTTGGTCTTACTGATGGCACTCCCACTCAGTGATGCTGGGTCAAGATTAGTTTTAACCATCAGTAATGACCCATGTGGGTATGTTCCTTTGCTCCAACTATGCCAACGTAACTTGTGTGCAATGTATAATTCTTCATACTTTTTAATTTCATTTAAGGCTTCATAACCAAAAATTACATCTTTGACTACTAAATGTTTCAGCCATGACAGTTCAGTGTGCGTAATGAAGCCATTGCTTTCTAGCACCTTTACTAAATCTGAAAATGTTGTAGCATTTTCATAAATCTTTTTATCAATTTTGCATTTATTTGTGAGCGAACTTTTACAATGATCCAAAAAATCTCTAAATATACTAACATCTTTGCCTATTATTGCAATCACTTTACTGATCATTAGGGCATACGATTTCTCAACTTCATCAATTTCATATGGTGATGTATCAGAATTTACTTTATCAGAAGACTCTCCTATCAGCATATTTTTAATCAATAGACGCTTTGTATCAAGACCAAGTGGACCAATACACACTGTGTTTAGAAAGTTTTTAACTGTCACATCCTTTGCTTCACTGTGCCAGTAAGCCAACATCTTACAACAACAGTAAACATTCTTTGACAAGATATCAACATCAGATGCTTCTTCCCAGAATTTCTTAAGCAATTCTTCTGCTATGTTAAGCTTGGTACCAATTACATACCAGTGACTTTTTATAATGGAAATTGTGTTCATCAAGTGAGTAATGTCAATAAAGTCTTCCTGTGAGTCTGTAAGAAAAAGGAATGACAGATATATGTACTGTTATAGTATGCATCACAACCCAAATAATAGACACAATCCAAAACTATGTAATCGTCATAGCAACGCTTTTCCaacattttgaatggggccactaTTCAAATTATTGAATTGCATGTGGTTTTAGCGCAGACTTGTATGGCTGAAGAATTAACGGAAGCGGATATACCAGGAGCTTCTTTAGGAAATCGTAAGCCGGAAGCACTAAAGGTTGCACAGCAAAAAAACCACATTTCCGGTGGTTATATCGGTACAGGAAATGCCAAGGAAATTTTCTGTTTgatttctgacacatttcctgtacttgtacatatcaccTTTCCAAATGATTTCCAGTTTTGCAGGAAATGCCACTTTCAAAAATGTCAAGGAATATTTTGTCCATATTTCTGGCACATTTCCTGCACTAATACATGCCACCTTTCCAGGAAATTTCCActcatgcaggaaatgtcacatttcctggaactggaaatgtcaaggaaattttttggtttacatttctgacacatttcctgtacttgtacatatcacTCTTTCATCTAATTTCCAGTTGTGCAGGAAATTCCACAGCCAAATTTTGTCAAGGAGTTCTTTGTTCACATTTCTGGAACATTTCTTGTACTAGTACATACCACCTGTCCAGGTGATTTCCAGTTATGCAGAAATgtcaaggtaatttgtttacatttctgGTGCATTTTCTGTATTAGTACATATCACCTGTTACGGTAGTTTGCAGTTAGGCATGTAATATAAGTTTGACACATGCCACTTTCACTGTCattgatttgaagttactatggaattttaaattgatatggttacacttcagctcaaattactgtagaattttgcaataattttattttcagtttgtactATGCAGTTTAACTGGTATAGCTAAAGGTAGAATTATTACATGAATATATCTGCATCCACTGAAAATTCTATCACACACTTCACAGTTTTTGTTGTCTTGCACAATATAGAAATTAACCCATGCACCAAACTATAATCCCATGATCAATATACCTATATATGTAATAACAAATTATTACAGCTTGAAAAATGCTCCATGCTGTTTGATATAATAGGTTTGCCACAATTTGTAATTGCTAGTAATAGCTAAACAAACAAATGGGTGGCTTTCCAGACACTCTCTATTGAGCCCCATTGGtaaccatggcacaaaacaaaaacaagcaACCTATGCATAATtacgtcactttgtattatgaaTTACACAAGATCACCATAAAACTAATTAATATTATAGGCTGTTATGTGTAATCTCACAATAAGCAAAAAATCATTCTATTGATGAGCTGGAACAATTTTCTATACACAGCGAACTGGGAAACTCAtctcccatacattttctacAGTATCTGTTGGAGCTTCAGCACACACATTTCTACTCTTACCAGAGGAGTACCACTATAACCAGGTCAACACATAATTACGTATACGAAACCAATGAAGCTACCATCCAGTAGCCACTACTGCTACTGGATCATAGCAGTAGTGGCTAGGATCCATTGTGCCTCTACAACTGCAATAAAATTTCTGGGATAAATTTATAAAATTCTCACCAGCATACGTATATGTAGCTAACTCAACtcagatattttactatcagcaGCCACAAACTATAGGGTGGTCCATTGAGAAATTATTGACAATGAGTCAATGAAGGGGAATGAACGCCATTAGGAGCTATATTGGCTACAAGAAGTACATGTCTATTTAAGGTAGTATTCCCACACAATTTATCATAGAAAAACGACTACATAATGTATGAGTTTGACACTACATGAAATTGGGTCGACATTGTGATGTGTGATTTTGCTTTACATCAGATGCATAATTACTTACATAGAATGCACTTAAAAGATTTTGGTGTAGCTATTTGTCAATTTCCAGTTTGGCTCAGTAGGAATTGCACATGCTGTGTAGCCAAAGCTGATCATACATGCAAAATTCTGTATCTAATTATATAATTAACTCCTTCATTTATTACAGCAGCTACTACGTGTTTCAGCATGTCTCGGGCACTGAGCCAGATTGCCAGTTGCTCACAGCACTAATCACCCATGGGCACTGAAACCATCTCTGCCTCTGGATCCAGATTGCACTACTTGTCCTGAACAATTAAATTGATCAAATCTGATAAGTGTGAACCAAAGTGTAACCGAACAAGACTACCAAGCAGGGCCGGCTCTGGCAAAATAGAGTCGGGTAGGCCACCACAGTTGAGGGTATAGCAATTGTAGCATATTTTCAAGGGGGCCTGGGGGCAGGCCCCCCCTccaccaggaaaatttttaaaatcatcactCAAGAAATGCGGCAATCTGAAACGTAATTTAGTTGGGTGCTGACAGTTGCATGCTGCTCAACAGAATCTTTGAAGTAAGCCTGAGTGTACTGAAGGGCTGAAATGATATTAAGTAGCAAACTCTTACGTGcgattgtatggcttctcatacgTTAGTCTGTGCACTAGAGTTCAATTGtataaccatagattatagccctctatataatctatagtatagctacgtataaagcttagctagctgtacatgagGGAAGATACTCTCTTTCTATTCTAGAGTAAAAGGTTGGGTGGTTCGCAAAGAGCAAGAATTTTAACCGATTGATTTTAACCTCGATTTTACTAAGCACACAACTTAATATTTTTTCTGACAAAAGTTGAGGCGTTTGTTATGCTGCGCGGGAACATTAAAAATGGCGACGTTGGCAGGTGCTGGCAGAAAGTTGGAGAGAATCGAAGCGTTCTTATGTGATATAGAGAAAGAGAAGACTCCACAAGCAAGTAGTGAAATTAAAAAATGCCAGTGAAGCGGTCGTCTCAACTCGAGGGGTTCTGGACTCTAAGTCACTACTCACACATCACCCGCCTACCTTAACAGCTATAATTCCATATGTGTATGTGAAAAGGAATGGTATTATTGCCACTGCTTCTAATGTGAGGAAACAAACAAGCTCTTCTTACTACAACTCGGTGCAGGAAAACAAGGTAGGCATCATTTAGAGTCGCCTAGTCCAGTACACACATATTTATTATATCCAGGCTATCAAAATCGCACCCATCAATAGAGTAGTATGTCTGGAGATAAATATAGTGTTACTTGTCAGCAGAATGTATCACCAGATGTATCAAGCTTTGCCAAGATGGTGAACATCATTAAGATTATAGCACCTGTTGAAAAAGTCACTCGGACCTCAGGATGCCAACCTACAATTGAGTTTGAGCTGTTACTGAATATGTCGTTGGTGTGTTACCTGGTCTGTAGGTGAGGTTCTCTTTTGTGATTACAAGTCTTGTTTGTAATTatgtgtttatttgtttgtagtatgtGTTTATTCTGTGGTGTATCATTAAACAAGGCCACAAACAGACATCCTGttcaaaatatgtgtaaccttatatCCTACATCGCTTGTAATTGTGCTAAGTAGTACCTTGAGCAGTATGTATGCATTCCCAGGTGCATTTGGATTGAACATAATACCACACAGTACTTTACCATTATTTGTAACTTGATTTTAGAAAACGATCCAAATTATACACCAGGGGAAATTGAACAACCACCTCTAGTCGGTAGCTACACTATCAAACTATCCGGCGATTTTGATGCTCAAAACTGGTTTCTTGATGTTATGATTTCTGGGTGTCCTGTCAGGCTCTACTCACCTTTTCTGGCTTTGACACGAGGACCTCGCTTCATGAGAATCAGTGGTGGATGGCCTTCATCAGTCAGtcaaagattttggtattgATTCTGCTGTATTTCAGCCACTTAAGGAGCTAGTTTTCAAGAATAGCTGCCAACCTTCTACtaataggcctaatgtattttgtggagtGGACTCACACTAAGCtagaaacagcttcttaacaattatcCAGGCATTTTCTAGTTCTTGTACCACTGTAGACACTAATGTCAAGCTAAAACTActgaagctgctcttcctacaaagtcacaaatatcgtaatttattagaatatttacaagaCGTTATAATAGTGCATAAATAGTTTAGATATAGGCTACACATAGCCttttctacacagtctatatagtgacaacATATTTGTAGATCGGTGTAAACTAGCTTAGCGGGCAGCATTAAGCGGATAGCGCAATACTAACTACATCGCTAAGTATTTACTTCTGGCCATTCACAGTAGCCTATCCGCTAGTACTAAgcagtaaagcagcaaaggaatTAATCCTACGCAACTACACAATAGCCTCCACCACTGCTAGTATGCACAAGTTCACATGTTTTGTAAACATTCTATTAAATTAGTACATTCGCGAACTCTGTGactttgtaggaagagcagcttcagcagttttagcttgataatggtgttTCCAGTGGTACAGGAGCTAGATAATACCTGGATAACAGTTAAGAAGCTGTTTAGCtcagtgcatgagtccagtctgcgaaatacattaggtcctactattaatgtgttttctatgcatagtattaatgtattcagtttttcatatttgttggccctgaccacaaacatttttcatATGGCTACACTGGATCTGTTTTCAGTAATCTTGCATCGTTTAACTTTCTTAAATGTCcaagaaaaacaaaacaaaatagtTGTATTGTAGTGTAGGTTGCATTTTTTTGTTAATGTGCATTATACCGTGCATTCAGTTACATTATACAATTTGCAGAAACTTCAATAAAGTGGAGCAGCTGTAATATGCCGAACTTAAGGGCAAGGTGGAAATAGCTATCAATCAAGAAGAAGATATTAAGTGACATCGACACACCAAGAGAGCAGAGAGACATCTAGCAAGGAGTGACACGATGAGCTAATGAAAGTTAAAACTCAAGCTTAAGGAGTAAACATGCTGATATGATGATAAAGATGGTAGTCAATTAAACAGGTTCAGCCCAGGTGATCACACTTTGTCCAAGCAAAAGAAGTTTTCGTGATGGGTCACAAAATCTGATATATGGTACTGTACTATGTGACtaacttgtagctatactatacccttgaaactgtgtacttgtatataatgTAGTACCATGTAGATATTATTGTTTACAGTTTTTACCACATGTAGAAGTTTTATATTGATACTGTACAagaaatgtatttgaaatttcattaatactgtataggagaaatctgttggaaatgtcatagatattgtatagaggaaatctacaggaaatttcatagatattgtataggggaaatctataggaaattccatagatactgtatagaggaaatgtattggaaatttcataaataccttatagaagaaatctgtaggaaatttcatatgTCCAGTACAGGAAATCTGCAGGAAATTGTGCCCTATCATGTAgtaggaaatgtacaggaaatttgcaaatttcctgtacatttccatctcCCGGATATGTGCTGGAAATGTCACCTGTCCTGTAAATTTCCTGCACATACCCTGCAACAGGAAATGCCACTTTTTTTCCTGTGTTGTCGAGTTGAAGTTTTGGCTGCGTTGTCGTGGTGCTAAGGGCCTTTCTAAGCTGAAAACCAAAGCCGATTGTGTTCAACATTAAGTGACTTGGTATAATAATCACAACGAAAGGCCGTTTTATGGCTTGTCTATGGCTTGACTAAACCTTGTTTAGTAGTGTTATGTTGTAGTTTAACTTGTTGCGAGACTTGTCGAGTTGTAGTTTAGCATGTTAAGGTGTAGTTTTCAGCTGAAACATAGATACTGTGGTTTGTAGCGCTTGTTAAATTAGCCTGCTGCTCAGTGGATATATCAGCTACTGGTCATTTAGACTGCTTGTGTATGTATACAGATCATTCAGCACTGAGCAACATGTTCATATTTAGCTTTTTGTGTGTGCAGGGTGAAGGCTTACATATCTAATGGCTGGGACAAAAGAATAGTAGACCCAGACCCTGAGAAGCTGTACACACAGAGGAAGGCTTTAAACAATCCTGGAGTGGATGGAATAGCTTCAAATGATGTCAACATTCAGGACGAGATTCAAGAACAGATGGAATGGCCAAAGGGTCCGTACACTCAGCAAATAGAGGGTGTTTTACCACCACTCTTAACAGAAGATTTAATAATTTCACATCTACAATCATCTGGCAAGCAGTTGAAAAAGAGTGAAGATTATTGTAATGTCGATTACTCTATGTTACAACGAGGACACCAGTATTTCATGGAGTCTTACATTCCAGGAAGGCATGTTCGTTTCTGTTGTAAGAATGATCTTGTGTATGTCCAAGCTCGATGCTACCGGAGTCAAAAGAAGAATGACTCAATGCACGAGTTGAAAGTGGCTATTTCTAGTAGACCTCCATACCAAGTTGCTAAAGCATTTTGTTCCTGTGTTGCTGGAAGCTCTGGAATGTGCAGTCATACTGTGGGGCTTTTGAAACAATTGATTCATTATGTGCTGATGAAATTAAAGTCAGTTTCTGCTGATCTGAGCTGCACGCAAATGCAACAGACATGGCACAAGCCCCGACCCAGCCAAATTGAAGCAGAGCCAATCATGAATGTTGTTTTTTGTAAAGCTAAGCAACATCAACCTGACACCAATAAGGATCCTGTTACTTGCTCTTTGTATGAGGCCAGAGCTCTACCCATGCAAAACTACAACACTGAAGAGCAAGCAAGCTGAAAAGCAAGTTTGATTAGATCTAAACCCAGGTGTGGATTTGCAAAGTTTCTTCCTGAGATACCAGCTGAATTGAATCCAGTGACTACTCCTTTAGGCATCGTACAAAAAGGTTGTGTCCTTTCCTACCAAACTCTGGAGTTCAAGCACCCAAAGGAAACATACAAAACACAGAACAAACTGCCATCTTTACCACTAGGTACTTTAGATAACACTCCTTGCGTTTATGAGATAACTGGTAGTGCACAAAAACAGGTCCTGGATGAGCTCAAACTGACACTAGATGAGGCTCACACTTTAGAACAGAACACACGGCAACAGTCAACGTCTTCTAAGTGGCAAGAATCGAGGGTAGGAAGGGTCACAGCATCTCGATTTGGAGATGTATTACTTAGACAGTCTCTTCCTCCTGATAAGTTTATCGATTCCTTTTTGGAAGTTAAAAATTACTCTTCCCTTCCTGTGCAGATGAGTCATGGGCACCAAAATGAAGCTAAGGCTCGTAATGCGTATACATCCAGTACAGGTAACACTGTTGGCCTTTGTGGGTTAGTTGTAAACCCATCATTGCCTTGGCTTGGCGCTTCTCCAGATGGTATCATTAGTGATCCATCCGAAGACTCAGTTGGCTTGTTGGAGATCAAGTGTCCATATACCCATAGGTTTTCTCGGGTAGAAGATGCCGCCACTAGTGACCCAAGTTTTTTCACTGAAGTTATTGATGGCAAGGTAACCTAGAAAAAGAACCACAAACACTATTACCAAATTCAGGGTCAGATGGGTCTAGCTAAAGTGTTGTGGTGTGACTTTGTCACATATACTTACAAAAATTTTACAGTAGAGAGGATTACATTCAACAAAGACTTCTGGGATACCATGCAAGAAACactaacagaattttattttaGGTATGTTTTACCTAAATCATGTACACATAATAAAGATGGCATGgaagaataataattatactaaatTAACAGTTAAGTAATATGTgattgggcctgcaaaaatagggcatgtgggcacatgatttttgcctactttttcaaacgttcatcactcataactttttgtaccagtatgctatggcaatgcaattttgagcatctagtaagaatgtaattggctttatgatgcaagtaacaaaatatgaatattctgttccagcactgagatatgacctgtagagtgatgttgtgtagtttgtgcccacatgccctgttttcgcaggcccggtcacatatatgataatattattgttaatacTGTATAGTTAACATGATATTAGAGGATCCTGAAAATTACATAATAAACAGCACACAGTCCAAATCTGATTTGCTGACCCAGCAACCGAAGCTGGCATTGTCCCACTCAATATATCAAACTCCTTCACACGCCAGATAGCCCGTTCTAAGTGGATACGAAGTGAAGCTATCTGCTGCGTTTCTACAACTTCACCTGCGTCCATTTGCTGTCTGCTACCAAGAAATGGTGGAATATTCAGGCCTACACCTAATGGAGTCAGCAAATTCTCAATAGTAAATCCACGATCAGCCATAACTTCATCTCCTGGTTGTAGCAAGTTTAAAAATCCACTTCTTTCCACCAGCTGAACATCAGAAATTGACCCAGTACATAGTGATGACACAAAGATCATATGCCCAGCTGGACTTATTGTAAACAAACCTTTGAAGGTATTTGTGGatttgtagctactgtaagttTGTGACTGCAACAATAACGATGATGGTGTGTCAACCTTGATTTCAGTTGCATCCACAATGGCTGTAGTGTTCGGATATTGCTCTTTAAAAGTGGCGGGCATGGTATTCTGAATTGTGGTACGATCTGGCCAGCAAGGGAGCATTCCTAAGCGTAAGTAACAATAATTAATCCAAGTAGAAAAAATCCTGGAGACTGAAGATTGCGATACTTCAAAACAATGGGCAAGGTCATACTCTTTCAAATTAAGACGCAGCCTTACTAACACCAAAAACAATTCATCTTCTTGGCTTAGGCTGGCTGGTCTCCCTGGTTGTGCTTCCCTCTCTCTCCATTCTGCCTCCCCAGGCGCTTCATCATCATTGGTCCACTTCTGAGCAGTAGCTCGATATACCACATTAGAACGCTTTCTACCTGGACTCAGGAAGTCTAGCAATGCATCAAAAACAGCAGCAGATGGTAAACCAGTGTAATTATTTACATCTTTGTCTGACTCTCGAATCAATTCAAAACTAAACCTCTTTCTAGAAACACACTTCTTTAGCTCAATTATCTCCAACTTCATTTCATCTAATCTTTTCTTCAATCTTGTAACTTCAGCATTGGCTTCTTCTAGCCCACCACTTTGTTCTCTCATACACTTCAGAGTATTACGAGAACTAGGCCCAGGACCATCACTAGTTGTCTGTGAGACTTCATTGGATTGCTCCATACTGGATTCATCACTGGACTTATCCAATCCAACTCTAACAAGCTGCCTTCTTGGTGTACTCTTCTTTGTTTCAAAAGGAAAAATAGATGGTACTGCATCTTCTCTTAGAGTGCGATATTCACCAAAAAAGTTATAAAAATCAGTAGGTAAAAAATGGAGGGAACATATCTTTGTCCATTGGCCTGGTTTGAAATGATTACCTGAAATATAATGCACCATTTATTAGTTACAAGCTTTATGAACAATTGTTCTCAACACAGACTGACATTTGTTGCCGTGTCTTGTTCTACAAGCTGCTTGTTGTCTACTACATACAAACACGGAAGCGACATACCCACATCCCTACGCATCGCGTGAAGCCATTTGAGTTGAAGTTGTTTGCTGCTAGTGTCTGGGAGCTTATGAAAAGACACCTTTACCAGTTTTCCATCAATTGTAACGGTCCTATACTCTTTTTTCCGACACTTAGGAACACAACAATTATGCGGCATTTTTGaactggccccattcaaaatggcatctaaaagtgggcgtggttttggatTGTGTCTATTAACAGATAATGCATGTCGATTACAATAATGTATTTAGTGCATTGTTTTTGTCACACAAAAGCATAATAATTGTGTAGCTATGAGGATTGCTCAATTACTTAGCCTATTTTACTCAAAATTAtgtttcaaaatcaagattttGCTCAAGAGCTGACAAGTATACCAGCAATTGTAGAATTTCTTTAACAATTATTCTGATATGTTAAGCCTAGCACCAATTTGGTACCAGTGATATTTTATAATGGAAACTATGTTCATCAGGTGAGTACTATCAGGAAGGAATTATCTGTAGATAAAATGATAGCTGTTTAATGAGTGATATCTGCTATGACATACTTGACAAATTGTTGATATCGCAAAATAAATTAGCTTTGTTAGTGTGAGGATTTAGGTATtgtgggtaagtagaattcgagGAAAATGGGAGCAACCCATGGAAAATGCCTTATCATTATGCAATATACAAGTTGGATATAGTTATAtttacagcacaatgtttcCTTGCAGCATTGCTTGGATCCTTTCACTAAAACGATTGTAACACTATAATAGAGCAACCACctacattaaaatactctaatagagtagtcaagaatgttttgttaactgGGGCCCACATTGAGAGGTTGTGAATCGATCGACGTAGGTTAgttatatagactagctaagtcacaaatattgaaagttagctactcctttcGAAATCATAAATATTTAACtattaaacattaaaattaattaatgAATGCTAATGAAAACTGAGATTCACAAAGTATTCTAGAAACTGACAGTGTCTATTATAGGCTTAAAAACTGCACCTACTATTTCCAGATAAGATATCATATGACAGGAGcatgcaggggcagatccaggagttggcaaggggaggggcataaacaggctaagttgtaaatggttggggagagccagattctctagttcagtacTGCATTTTGAAGCAGCCAATAATCACCTTTTAGCAGTGTCTCACTGTTTATTTTTTGCCACTTTgtccttttcagatggttgtgaagtcttaaaagctgtaaAATGTCTTAAATAATTGCAACACgatgattatttttagaggcacttagtacacACAAAGGTGCttggtgacaatttcacagctattgtaactcttctatttcctggaccattgataaaaCAAGAAACCACAGACTTCTCTTGGATCCAAATGTGCATACAATgataaagtgagatcatgaacACATATCCTGGCTATATCAATGTGACcgggtatcctttttgaggaggtctgtgcACCTATGCAGCTATGTACGTACATCGAA from Dysidea avara chromosome 2, odDysAvar1.4, whole genome shotgun sequence includes these protein-coding regions:
- the LOC136246249 gene encoding uncharacterized protein isoform X1 — translated: MVHYISGNHFKPGQWTKICSLHFLPTDFYNFFGEYRTLREDAVPSIFPFETKKSTPRRQLVRVGLDKSSDESSMEQSNEVSQTTSDGPGPSSRNTLKCMREQSGGLEEANAEVTRLKKRLDEMKLEIIELKKCVSRKRFSFELIRESDKDVNNYTGLPSAAVFDALLDFLSPGRKRSNVVYRATAQKWTNDDEAPGEAEWREREAQPGRPASLSQEDELFLVLVRLRLNLKEYDLAHCFEVSQSSVSRIFSTWINYCYLRLGMLPCWPDRTTIQNTMPATFKEQYPNTTAIVDATEIKVDTPSSLLLQSQTYSSYKSTNTFKGLFTISPAGHMIFVSSLCTGSISDVQLVERSGFLNLLQPGDEVMADRGFTIENLLTPLGVGLNIPPFLGSRQQMDAGEVVETQQIASLRIHLERAIWRVKEFDILSGTMPASVAGSANQIWTVCCLLCNFQDPLISC
- the LOC136246249 gene encoding uncharacterized protein isoform X2; its protein translation is MRRDVGNHFKPGQWTKICSLHFLPTDFYNFFGEYRTLREDAVPSIFPFETKKSTPRRQLVRVGLDKSSDESSMEQSNEVSQTTSDGPGPSSRNTLKCMREQSGGLEEANAEVTRLKKRLDEMKLEIIELKKCVSRKRFSFELIRESDKDVNNYTGLPSAAVFDALLDFLSPGRKRSNVVYRATAQKWTNDDEAPGEAEWREREAQPGRPASLSQEDELFLVLVRLRLNLKEYDLAHCFEVSQSSVSRIFSTWINYCYLRLGMLPCWPDRTTIQNTMPATFKEQYPNTTAIVDATEIKVDTPSSLLLQSQTYSSYKSTNTFKGLFTISPAGHMIFVSSLCTGSISDVQLVERSGFLNLLQPGDEVMADRGFTIENLLTPLGVGLNIPPFLGSRQQMDAGEVVETQQIASLRIHLERAIWRVKEFDILSGTMPASVAGSANQIWTVCCLLCNFQDPLISC